The following coding sequences lie in one Arachis ipaensis cultivar K30076 chromosome B03, Araip1.1, whole genome shotgun sequence genomic window:
- the LOC107633324 gene encoding uncharacterized protein LOC107633324, producing MDEFRLEAYENTKIFKERAKRWHDQKILKKEFKPGQQVLLYNSRLKIFPGKLKSKWTGPYLVTKVFPYGSLELLDEATQSHFTANGHRAKPYLGGQWDKEKEVQYLN from the coding sequence ATGGATGAGTTTagactggaagcttatgagaatacTAAGATATTCAAGGagagagctaagaggtggcatgaccaGAAGATCTTAAAGAAAgaattcaagccaggacagcaagtgcttcTGTACAACTCTAGGCTCaagatcttccctggcaagcTAAAGTCCAAATGGACAGGGCCGTATCTAGTAACAAAAGTTTTTCCCTATGGAAGTCTTGAGCTGCTAGATGAAGCTACACAGAGTCACTTCACAGCAAATGGGCATAGAGCAAAGCCTTACTTAGGAGGGCAATGGGACAAGGAAAAAGAAGTTCAATATCTGAACTGA